In the Anolis sagrei isolate rAnoSag1 chromosome 1, rAnoSag1.mat, whole genome shotgun sequence genome, ACCTTCAGAAGTTTCCAGCATTCTGTCTGGAGGAAGAAcagttatcccccccccctccccaggttaATGGAGGCCTATTGAATATGACATATTTCGGAGAAAAAGACAAGACCAGCACTCTAACAAATGGAAAGTGGGTGAACTTTATTTTCAGACTAAGCAAAATTGGCTATGGTATAGTAGTTGTACGTGTTTGTGCAAAAATAAGGAATGGCAATTTGTTCCCTAGCTGGATCACAGTGAAAGGCTGTTGCCCTGGTTCTGCTCCTGCGAGCTTAGTGGCAACCAAAGCAGGTTTAAGGAATAAGCAGAATTGCTCTGCTGTATAGAACATAGGTTTATGCAAGCTTCAGGGTTATCAGGAAGTTTGAAACAGTGGACGGAATGATGTTGCGCAAAAACACTGGTTTTCCACCCTGCCAGTGCTGCCTATCAACCATGGAAAGAAGAGATGGGTTTGTGAAGCAGAGTAAGTCtgccctctctctccttttgtcCTCCTTGTGCTTCCTCTAAGGCAGTATTTTGAAGGTGCCCTCTCCCAGGTTAACTGACACTAATGCTTAAGCAGGAGGATGCCTCTGTGACAACAAATGCACCTCTGTGCTGCCTCTGGGATTAATGGATGACTCCACTTAATAATAGCAGGAGGGAGAAAGACAAGGAACTCTGCCTCATCCTGAGCTGGGGTCCATGTCGACGCTGGTCTGGCGTACCACCCTCCGTGTCCTGGCACAGGGCAGGGAACTCATGGCAGTATTTTCTCCAGGTTGGGACTCTTTTGGAGAAGGCAGTTGGATCTTGTGAGGGCTCTCAGGATCTGTCTGTCTCTCAAACTCTTTGGTCCGACTCACTACCAAGGCAGCATCTGCCAGCTGAGCCACAGAGAGGCGATGCTGCAAAGCAGGCCTGCGGCCAGAGGGAGCATGGCCCTCCATGCGACCAACAACTTTACGCACTTTGCCTGGTGCTGGGTGGTAGGACAGCTGCTTGCAGAGCTGGGAATGGCCCTGAGGTGCCCTGCGCCCACGTCGTCCAGGTTTGCAACCCTTTGTTCGCTCTCCCGCTGGCACAGACCGTTTTGTTGTAGAGTCTTTTGGTGGCTTTATATTCTCCTCATTTCGGGGAGACTGCTGAGAGGTCACAGGGGTCTTCCTTTCAGGATGAAGAAATACCTATTGGGAGAGGAACAAGTAagcttatgacctcatcacaccagttttttaaatagtaaataaagtGTTTGCGCCCACTTTCGattctgaagaattctggggcttgtaaatTTAGGTAGGCCGAGGGTCTCAGGCTGAGAATTTCAAAAgcccctctctaaactacaaaccccagacttCTGCAGGTGGCAGCCACGGGATTGAAAGCAGATGCCAAaactttactttaaaaaatgcTACTGTGATGAAGTCATGATTAACTGTAAGCCGCTACATAGGATTACCATTTCATATAATGTCTGCCGCTCATCTCTTCATCACATTGTGTAACTGAGCTACTGGTACTTGTTCAGCAACTTTCTTATGCAACTTTTATTGAACCCTAGGCTCCATCACCCAAAGACCTCCCTCTCTCATAATCTGGCTGACACTTGCCATCATACCTCTTCCTCACTGGGGCACTCTCCTGGTGTAGAGGTGAGCTCTGGACTATCCATCTCACTGATGCTGCGCATGACTGCATAGAGGTTAATGCGCTCCCGTCTGCATGTGGCTGGCTTCTCAGGTATTCTCATGGTAGCCAGGTGTCTCCGTACCTCCTCAGCTCCTGAGTCATCGGATGCCCCGGGTTCCTCCGTTGTCACAAGGCCAAATTGGGAACCAACAGGAGGTTCCAGAGGATGGCTGGGTTCTTCGGGGGGCTCCCGCAAAGGCCGAAAACAATATTGGGGGGTTGTCACTGTCTCTTCTGGTTCCTCATCTGAGCTCAGAGTCTCATAGCCTGGGCTTCCTGAGGGATCACTACTGACATCACTTATATCTGAAGAGCCTTCTGAATATGCGTCTCCTACTTTTTGCTCCCATAGGCTGCTGTGTCGGCTGCACAAAGGCAAAGAAGAAAGAATGTGGTATAAAAGTGACAAGAGTGACAAGATTTCTTTATACACACTGACATACCAAAGCAGATTTTAGGAAGGAATAAAGACTTACAACACATTGACAGCCATTGAAGTAAACCTATAATCACAATAAATtccttcttaattttaattaccaTGGGCTCATTCAGCTGTATGCGGCTTCTTAAGACATGTACATACCAACACAAGCTTTTCTCTGTTGATGTTTTCATGAATGATTTGCTCTTGAACACAAATATTTACCATtttgggaggaaagggagaagagggttcatTTCCCATTTAGAACAATGTGATCAGGCTGCTTTCAACACACTCTACACAGCATGTCAACACACTACATAGCATGTGACATGTTGTCTGATCCTTGGACATCAGTACCAAACATACCTTTTCTTATAAAATTTATGGCAGTACTACAAAGCTGCAGAACCTACCAGGCCATTTGCCCTTACACACGCAACACACTCACTGATCAGATGATGACCTTACCCATTCAACAGATGATAAAATGATAACCTACTATTCTCTGGGCTTCCCTTCATATTACCTGGCATCCAGAATGCCTTGGTAGAGCTCTAGCTGCCTCatgaagcctgggttggggtggaCAATGGGCCGCCGCTCCCGCACATAGGAAAGGGCCTTTTCTAGTGACCAGCCATACTCCTTCATGGCATAGGCAATCACTGTGGAGCCAGAGCGGCTCACACCCATCTTGCAGTGTACCAGCACCCGAAAACCTTGGGCCCTGCAGAGGAGAATCTCAGATGTAAGCAAGGCCTAGAACAAATATAGCATCCGTCAAATACTTACAAAGGTACAGACTAGCAGAGATTGAGACAAATCATGGTTCTGGACCACAACTCTAGAATTTGGGAAATATTTGTCAAAACCATAACTTTCCCCCACCTCATTACATTTTACTGATATTACACTGTTTAATAGTGATTTTGGAAGTAAGCAACCCTGGTAGTTTATACATTGGTGGACCAGCTTGGAAAAGAAAGGGTAATAGTCAACATTTCTCCAGCAGCAATAAATGAATCAATCGTGTAGTGCTTTGAGGGTTGACTATGACTGGAGACCATTGTTTCATTCTtgttcagccacagaaacccaccaaGTAATCTTAGGCAAGATATACATTCTCAGCTTCAGACAAAGGCGAAGTCAAGTTCTCTCTGACTAAATGTTGTCAAGAAATCCATGTGAagggtttgccttagggttgccacaagCTGTAAACAATTTGAAGACATAGAACAACAAAAATACTCATGTAATGAAGAGAAGGGCGTATTTCATTTCTTGCTCTTACAGACAGCTCACTGGCTCTGTCACATGTGGCTATTATAATCTGTCTTTCACTGCAAACATTGTTCCCAGTCTTATGTGTCAAAAATAGCTCATGAAGCCTAAAGGTACAGTTCACTGATCCAAAATTAGTATCATATTGCAAACATTGTTCCCAGTATCACATTGCAAATATTGTTCCCAGTCTTATGTGTCAAAAACATCTCATGCAGCCTAAAGGTACAATTCAGTGACCCAAAATTAGTATCGTATTGTAGCAATAATTCCTATCACAGCCAGGGATGAACCGTATTATCACATACAAAAACATCCAAGAAGAGAGGAGAGAGTTCAACACTTTTGCCCTGTTTACCAAATTACCAAAATAGGATCTACATTTGCATGGCACTTTTCAGGGAGTGACACTTTTCATGACTTGAGGTTTTTCGTTTTCAGTTAAACCCAGCAGCCTATTTCCCATGAGGCCCATGTAGTGCCATTCTCTGGATTGTAGCAATATTAATTAACCTTGTTGGAATGCACTGGAGCAATAGTAATTAACCTCTTTGGAATTCATGTACAAATCTTCCACATCAGTGCTCATTTCTCACCGGGCAGCTGAAATGAAGCTGTAGGTGTCCTTCCAATGTGGCAGCAACTGTGAGGCTTCCTCATCATAGATCCGTACATTCATGTATGTGAACTGCTCTGGAAAGAAGTTGTCAATCTCACGGGTTACATTGAGGATGTGATTGACTCTGAAAGATACAACTAGGAATCAGCTCATATGGTAGCACTTTATTCTATCCCTTAGTGCAATTAACCCCATTGTTTTCTTTCGTCACATCAGATCCTCCTTCCAGATGCATTACATTGCTTTCTAAccagtgttttatattttaatctttacaactggccctgcccactgtgttcaattgctgtgttttaatttttgtgatttttataTTGCCTTGTGTGTTtacttatattgttttgtattattttgagttttgtatttttatttgcacTATAGTATATTGATGTATTTTTATGCTCTATATTTACTttgctgtactgttgggcttggcctcatgtaagcctccccaaggccccttggggagatggtggcggggtattattattattattattattattattattattattttgaagtgtTCAGCTTTTTAGTGCAGCTTCTTCCATACCAGTCATTCCAATTCTCATTCTCTTAATCACCCCTATAGTGGTTATTCTATATCTAAGGGGGAAATCAAAACTTTCAGCAATTCTTCCTTCCAAATGAAAAACAATTCTGAACTGAGCGGCATAGTAGACAATTCCTTCAAATTCCAGGTCTATTAGTGACAGCACTGTTCTCTGGATGGCATCTTGTATGATCACATACCTGTTCCTTTGGAGCTCCTCAAGGTTGGATGCATTCCATTCAGAGCCCTGGTATAGAAATGGGTTGGGATGGAGGCAGAAAACACAGCTCAGTCCCTGTGCATGAACACCgtcaacacatacatacaaatacatatgTGTACACCCGTTCCACAATATATTGATTAAACACCTTTGGCACCTGACAATTCAAAACTGAACTAAACATGTGGCAAAATAATGTAGGATGGAAGGTTCCTGCTCGGGACCTTTCATCCTGCAGGTGGGCATAGGTTGTAACTAATGCAGACATTTACATTTCCATTTACTTGGCTGAGCATGAATTGCTCAGTGCAACGATGAGcaaacagaacttggaaaagttactgtttGGGATCAGCAAGCTGGGGAAATTGGGACAGCTATAGATCCAAAGAGTAATAA is a window encoding:
- the SSH3 gene encoding protein phosphatase Slingshot homolog 3 isoform X2, encoding MERKNEMVLLGVDFPEEGLAGCTLGMVLALWSDTQVFLDGDGGFSVTSGGQTRIFKPISVQTMWSALQVLHKACGDAVCNNYFPGGSALSWTEWYQKAVNSDQSCINEWLAMADLESVRPSSPGVPSDQRTAREMTERMIRAKLREVMATTDLESITSKEIRAELERRAGCSLKDYKEFIDNEMLLIMAQMDRPSKIFDYLYLGSEWNASNLEELQRNRVNHILNVTREIDNFFPEQFTYMNVRIYDEEASQLLPHWKDTYSFISAARAQGFRVLVHCKMGVSRSGSTVIAYAMKEYGWSLEKALSYVRERRPIVHPNPGFMRQLELYQGILDASRHSSLWEQKVGDAYSEGSSDISDVSSDPSGSPGYETLSSDEEPEETVTTPQYCFRPLREPPEEPSHPLEPPVGSQFGLVTTEEPGASDDSGAEEVRRHLATMRIPEKPATCRRERINLYAVMRSISEMDSPELTSTPGECPSEEEVFLHPERKTPVTSQQSPRNEENIKPPKDSTTKRSVPAGERTKGCKPGRRGRRAPQGHSQLCKQLSYHPAPGKVRKVVGRMEGHAPSGRRPALQHRLSVAQLADAALVVSRTKEFERQTDPESPHKIQLPSPKESQPGENTAMSSLPCARTRRVVRQTSVDMDPSSG
- the SSH3 gene encoding protein phosphatase Slingshot homolog 3 isoform X1; amino-acid sequence: MALVTVCRSPSGSGHSTPTGGKDEEVSRRRQMQRRHSFVMVKGAALLLQEEEKLESVQEGPSAPIDQGEEVKTESTGAGQQEVHLQQMVGLLRPEDTIRLAVRLESTRAHRIRYLVVVSAAEMERKNEMVLLGVDFPEEGLAGCTLGMVLALWSDTQVFLDGDGGFSVTSGGQTRIFKPISVQTMWSALQVLHKACGDAVCNNYFPGGSALSWTEWYQKAVNSDQSCINEWLAMADLESVRPSSPGVPSDQRTAREMTERMIRAKLREVMATTDLESITSKEIRAELERRAGCSLKDYKEFIDNEMLLIMAQMDRPSKIFDYLYLGSEWNASNLEELQRNRVNHILNVTREIDNFFPEQFTYMNVRIYDEEASQLLPHWKDTYSFISAARAQGFRVLVHCKMGVSRSGSTVIAYAMKEYGWSLEKALSYVRERRPIVHPNPGFMRQLELYQGILDASRHSSLWEQKVGDAYSEGSSDISDVSSDPSGSPGYETLSSDEEPEETVTTPQYCFRPLREPPEEPSHPLEPPVGSQFGLVTTEEPGASDDSGAEEVRRHLATMRIPEKPATCRRERINLYAVMRSISEMDSPELTSTPGECPSEEEVFLHPERKTPVTSQQSPRNEENIKPPKDSTTKRSVPAGERTKGCKPGRRGRRAPQGHSQLCKQLSYHPAPGKVRKVVGRMEGHAPSGRRPALQHRLSVAQLADAALVVSRTKEFERQTDPESPHKIQLPSPKESQPGENTAMSSLPCARTRRVVRQTSVDMDPSSG